In Devosia sp. 1566, a single genomic region encodes these proteins:
- a CDS encoding CehA/McbA family metallohydrolase, which yields MSQTIIARVTPAEQARNPYFYLPFEVPEGITRIDVTLVYPKAEDCVIDLGAFDPRDTGYPTQEGFRGWSGGARESFFIATDDATPGYIHGEIQPGTWNIVLGLYKVPPEGAQVSVTISLDATPRKLAPQPARTSPVREGAGWYKGDLHCHTFHSDARGAPELLHAAARQAGLDFLAVADHNTISQRRYFHPQSSTDLIFVRAMEVTTAVGHANVFGVDDWIDFRMTAPADAHVLADLVHRRGGLLSINHDKPTIPWDYEFPAADCQEVWQSTWLAWNWIALERYQQRLASGLKLSAIGGSDFHQPDRLLPEGPLVLARPTTVLWLPQLSEDAVLAAMRSGHGYVTESPSGPHLEISAGPVAMGGTAASLAAIDVRVSGAAGDELVLIDAAGRVARTEITSDDWRTTVALSAPQKFVRAEIIAGASRAALVDQFTAALEGRELPWQLKGADLLDQPIRRALSNPIYLRS from the coding sequence GTGAGCCAGACCATCATTGCCCGGGTCACCCCGGCCGAGCAGGCTCGGAACCCCTATTTCTATCTTCCCTTTGAAGTACCCGAGGGAATAACGCGCATCGACGTGACCCTGGTTTACCCCAAGGCCGAGGACTGCGTCATTGATCTCGGCGCCTTTGATCCGCGTGACACTGGCTATCCCACCCAAGAGGGCTTTCGCGGCTGGAGCGGCGGGGCGCGTGAGAGCTTCTTCATCGCCACCGATGATGCCACGCCCGGTTATATCCACGGCGAGATCCAGCCCGGCACCTGGAACATCGTCCTTGGGCTCTACAAGGTTCCGCCCGAAGGTGCGCAGGTCAGCGTCACGATCAGTCTCGATGCTACGCCCCGTAAGCTCGCGCCGCAGCCCGCCCGAACCTCGCCCGTGCGGGAAGGGGCCGGATGGTACAAGGGGGATCTGCATTGCCACACCTTCCATTCCGACGCCCGCGGCGCGCCCGAACTGCTCCATGCAGCCGCCCGGCAGGCCGGGCTCGACTTCCTCGCGGTTGCCGACCACAACACGATCAGCCAGCGCCGCTATTTTCACCCGCAATCCTCGACAGACCTCATCTTTGTGCGCGCCATGGAGGTGACCACCGCCGTGGGGCACGCCAATGTTTTTGGCGTGGATGACTGGATCGACTTTCGCATGACGGCGCCAGCCGACGCGCATGTGCTGGCTGACCTGGTGCACCGACGTGGCGGGCTGTTGTCGATCAACCACGACAAGCCCACCATTCCCTGGGACTACGAATTTCCCGCCGCCGATTGCCAGGAAGTGTGGCAATCGACCTGGCTGGCCTGGAACTGGATCGCGCTGGAGCGCTACCAGCAGCGGCTCGCCTCCGGCCTCAAGCTCTCGGCTATAGGCGGGTCGGACTTCCACCAGCCGGACCGCCTGCTGCCGGAGGGTCCCCTAGTGCTGGCGCGTCCGACCACGGTGCTTTGGCTGCCCCAACTCAGCGAAGACGCTGTTCTGGCCGCGATGAGGTCGGGCCACGGCTATGTCACTGAAAGCCCGAGCGGCCCGCATCTTGAGATCAGCGCCGGCCCCGTCGCGATGGGTGGCACCGCCGCCAGCCTTGCTGCCATCGACGTCCGCGTCAGTGGCGCCGCGGGCGATGAACTGGTGCTGATCGACGCCGCCGGCCGTGTCGCCCGCACCGAGATCACCAGCGACGACTGGCGCACCACTGTCGCACTGTCTGCGCCACAAAAATTCGTTCGGGCGGAAATCATCGCCGGGGCGAGCCGTGCGGCCCTTGTTGACCAGTTCACCGCCGCGCTCGAGGGCCGCGAACTGCCCTGGCAGCTCAAGGGGGCGGATCTGCTCGATCAACCCATTCGTCGTGCCCTCAGCAATCCCATCTATCTCAGGTCTTGA
- a CDS encoding sugar ABC transporter ATP-binding protein, translated as MVSPQTMRAVRESGAVPNSPFLLEIAHARKEFPGVVALDDVSLHLRRGTVHALMGENGAGKSTLMKIIAGIYTPDSGSVRLRGQEIRLKSPLDALENGIAMIHQELNLMPYMTVAENIWIRREPLNRFGLVDHRVLNRRTQELFDRLHIDIDPEVQVSSLTVASRQMVEIAKAVSYESDVLIMDEPTSALTETEVAHLFAIIRDLRRDGKGIVYITHKMSELFEIADEVSVFRDGRYIGTHPAAEVTRDEIIRMMVGREITQLFPKEEVPIGEVVISVKDLALEGVFADISFDVHAGEILGIAGLVGSGRSNVAETIFGITPATAGTIEVRGEQLDVTSPTVAIHHGMALITEDRKETGCLLMLDIQENMQLAVIQDRFTRAGFVQQGPLSRACEEMSAKLRIKAPSLEEQVENLSGGNQQKVLIGRWLLTGPKILILDEPTRGIDVGAKAEIHRLVTQLARQGVAVIMISSELPEVLGMSDRIMVMHQGRVTGILDRAEADQVKIMDLAAR; from the coding sequence ATGGTTAGTCCGCAGACGATGCGCGCCGTTCGCGAGAGCGGGGCGGTGCCCAATTCGCCGTTCCTTCTGGAGATTGCCCATGCCCGCAAGGAGTTCCCGGGGGTGGTGGCGCTGGACGACGTGTCGTTGCACCTGCGGCGCGGCACGGTGCATGCGCTGATGGGGGAGAATGGGGCGGGCAAGTCGACGCTGATGAAAATCATTGCCGGGATCTACACGCCCGATAGTGGCTCGGTGCGGCTGCGGGGGCAAGAGATCCGGCTCAAGTCCCCGCTCGATGCGCTAGAGAACGGCATTGCCATGATCCATCAGGAACTCAACCTGATGCCCTATATGACGGTGGCCGAGAATATCTGGATCCGGCGCGAGCCGCTCAACCGCTTCGGGCTGGTTGACCATCGCGTACTCAACCGGCGGACGCAGGAGCTGTTTGATCGGCTCCATATCGACATCGACCCAGAAGTGCAGGTTTCGAGCCTCACCGTGGCCAGCCGCCAGATGGTCGAGATCGCCAAGGCAGTCTCCTATGAGAGCGATGTTCTGATCATGGACGAGCCCACTTCGGCCCTGACCGAAACGGAAGTGGCGCATCTGTTTGCGATCATACGCGACCTCCGCCGCGACGGAAAGGGCATTGTCTACATCACCCACAAGATGAGCGAGCTTTTCGAGATCGCCGACGAGGTTTCGGTGTTCCGGGACGGACGCTATATCGGCACCCATCCTGCGGCAGAGGTCACGCGCGACGAGATCATCCGCATGATGGTGGGCCGCGAGATCACCCAGCTCTTCCCCAAGGAGGAGGTGCCGATCGGGGAGGTGGTGATTTCGGTCAAGGACCTCGCGCTCGAGGGGGTGTTCGCCGACATTTCGTTCGACGTGCATGCCGGGGAAATCCTGGGCATTGCGGGCCTTGTGGGTTCGGGGCGCTCCAATGTCGCCGAAACGATCTTTGGCATCACGCCGGCCACTGCGGGCACGATCGAGGTGCGGGGAGAGCAACTGGATGTCACCTCGCCCACGGTCGCGATCCATCATGGCATGGCGCTGATCACCGAGGATCGCAAGGAGACGGGCTGCCTGCTAATGCTCGACATTCAGGAGAACATGCAGCTGGCGGTGATCCAAGACAGGTTCACCCGCGCAGGCTTTGTGCAGCAAGGGCCGCTCAGCCGCGCCTGCGAGGAGATGAGTGCCAAGTTGCGGATCAAGGCGCCGAGCCTTGAGGAGCAGGTGGAGAATCTGTCGGGAGGCAACCAGCAAAAAGTGCTGATCGGGCGTTGGCTGTTGACCGGACCCAAGATCCTGATCCTCGATGAGCCGACCCGCGGCATCGATGTGGGGGCCAAGGCCGAGATCCACCGGCTCGTGACGCAACTAGCGCGGCAGGGCGTGGCCGTGATCATGATTTCCTCCGAGCTGCCGGAGGTACTGGGCATGAGCGACCGCATCATGGTGATGCATCAGGGGCGCGTCACCGGGATCCTCGATCGCGCCGAGGCCGATCAGGTCAAGATCATGGACCTGGCCGCGCGATGA
- a CDS encoding sugar phosphate isomerase/epimerase: MLIGNAPCSWGINYPTGNRYTWQQYLDEVAEAGYAGTELGPFGFLPKDAALLNDELAKRQLTLIGATHVHTFGDATTAAQFTQTLRELSDLLAKLGARHLVIMDESNWYPEGQEGVLDAPAWHGLIGMVRDAQQLVEGEFGLKLSFHPHVGTAVEREDQIDRLLHDTEIDLCFDTGHHAFWAQDPLAYMEKVFPRIAYMHLKNVDPVVRGWMLAGELSIADSYGAGIMCPLPDGVVDIAGVMAFLQAGNFAGPVVVEQDVAANAAETPVQLAARNLAFVKGIGE; the protein is encoded by the coding sequence ATGCTTATCGGCAACGCCCCTTGTTCCTGGGGCATCAACTATCCCACCGGCAACCGCTACACCTGGCAGCAATATCTCGATGAAGTGGCAGAGGCTGGCTATGCCGGGACCGAGCTGGGGCCGTTTGGCTTTTTGCCAAAGGACGCCGCCCTGCTCAACGATGAGTTGGCCAAACGCCAGCTGACGCTGATCGGCGCCACCCATGTGCACACTTTTGGCGATGCCACGACTGCTGCGCAGTTCACCCAAACCCTGCGCGAATTGTCGGACCTGCTTGCCAAGCTTGGCGCACGGCACCTCGTGATCATGGATGAAAGCAATTGGTATCCTGAAGGGCAGGAGGGTGTGCTTGATGCGCCGGCTTGGCACGGGCTGATTGGCATGGTCCGGGATGCCCAACAGCTGGTCGAGGGTGAGTTCGGCCTCAAGCTCAGCTTTCATCCACATGTCGGCACCGCAGTGGAGCGGGAGGATCAAATCGACCGGCTGCTGCACGACACCGAGATTGACCTTTGCTTCGACACCGGCCATCACGCCTTTTGGGCGCAGGACCCGCTCGCCTATATGGAAAAGGTCTTCCCCCGCATCGCCTATATGCATCTCAAGAACGTCGACCCCGTCGTGCGGGGCTGGATGCTTGCTGGAGAGCTTTCGATCGCGGATTCCTACGGCGCCGGCATCATGTGTCCGCTGCCCGATGGCGTTGTCGATATCGCCGGCGTGATGGCTTTCCTCCAAGCGGGCAATTTCGCCGGACCCGTTGTGGTGGAACAGGATGTTGCCGCTAACGCCGCCGAAACGCCAGTGCAGCTAGCCGCGCGCAATCTTGCGTTTGTGAAAGGGATTGGGGAATGA
- a CDS encoding sugar ABC transporter substrate-binding protein: protein MKLNSVLLALSALPLSLVLPAHAENIGVSMARFDSTFLTLLRNGMEARAAELGDVTLQVEDAVNDPSTQLNQVSNFIASGVDAIIIAAVDAESTPGMSALADAAGIPIVYANHPPADIDALPEKGAFVGSNEVDSGTLQTREVCQLLGGSGNVLILMGPLNNHSALQRTKDVHDVIATDDCKGMSVLEEQTANWDRLEAANLMTNWLSSSMEFDAVIANNDEMAIGAIQALKSVGRDMDGVVVAGVDATPDGLAAMAAGDLDVTVFQNAQAQGAASVDAAIALARGEATEQKIWVPFELVTPENMAEYQNKN, encoded by the coding sequence ATGAAACTGAATTCTGTACTTCTGGCTCTGAGCGCGCTGCCCTTGTCCTTGGTGCTACCCGCCCATGCCGAGAATATTGGCGTGTCCATGGCGAGGTTTGATAGCACCTTCTTGACCCTGCTTCGCAACGGCATGGAAGCGCGTGCCGCCGAACTGGGTGACGTCACGCTCCAGGTGGAAGATGCCGTCAATGATCCCAGCACCCAGCTTAACCAGGTTAGCAATTTCATTGCATCGGGGGTTGATGCCATCATCATCGCGGCGGTGGACGCTGAGAGTACGCCGGGTATGAGTGCCCTGGCGGACGCCGCCGGCATCCCCATTGTCTATGCCAACCACCCACCAGCCGACATTGATGCCCTGCCGGAGAAGGGCGCCTTCGTAGGCTCAAATGAGGTGGACTCGGGCACCCTGCAGACCCGCGAAGTGTGCCAACTCTTGGGGGGCAGCGGCAATGTGCTGATCCTTATGGGGCCGCTTAATAACCACTCCGCCCTTCAGCGCACTAAGGACGTGCACGACGTCATCGCAACGGACGACTGCAAGGGGATGAGCGTGCTCGAGGAGCAAACCGCCAATTGGGATCGCCTGGAAGCGGCCAATCTGATGACCAACTGGCTATCCTCCTCCATGGAGTTCGATGCGGTTATCGCCAACAATGACGAGATGGCGATCGGCGCGATCCAGGCGCTGAAGTCAGTAGGTCGTGACATGGATGGAGTTGTAGTTGCGGGCGTGGACGCGACGCCAGATGGATTGGCCGCGATGGCGGCGGGCGATCTTGATGTGACCGTGTTCCAGAACGCCCAGGCGCAAGGGGCCGCCTCCGTGGACGCGGCCATTGCCTTGGCACGCGGTGAGGCGACTGAACAGAAAATTTGGGTGCCGTTTGAACTCGTCACGCCCGAAAACATGGCCGAGTACCAGAACAAAAACTAG
- a CDS encoding Gfo/Idh/MocA family oxidoreductase, with protein MTTPLKVGLIGLGEVAQLMHLPLLADDQRFAITAISDVSLSLLDYIATRYGVPSRHSTADALIADPSVDAVFILTPDHLHAELLEKSIRSGKHVFVEKPACLTVEQLEPILSVPRRDGQIVFVGYMRRFSRPFLELKRRRPPLAAIRHVRVRDIIREAPFFVGQTRNVFRPSDVPAEVIAQGRASTQAMLRSVMGEECPPEALRAYQVLTGLSSHSFSAMRDLLGPPKGVRYATQHKGETVIALFDYGHFTALYEAVIDDVSRFDAGIEVLTQTQHFKLNYDTPYIRNLPTRLEITTSSDTETATEIIGPVYEDPFRIELNAFLDSVRTGQPPRTGLEDSLEDLRLFREVGQHFRR; from the coding sequence ATGACCACTCCACTCAAGGTCGGGCTGATCGGGTTGGGGGAAGTCGCCCAGCTTATGCACCTGCCGCTCCTCGCCGATGACCAGCGCTTCGCCATCACTGCAATCAGCGATGTTTCGCTGAGCCTTCTCGACTATATTGCCACCCGCTACGGTGTCCCCTCGCGACACAGCACGGCTGACGCGCTGATTGCCGATCCGTCTGTCGATGCCGTCTTTATCCTCACGCCCGATCATCTCCATGCCGAGCTGCTGGAAAAATCCATTCGGTCGGGCAAGCATGTCTTTGTGGAAAAGCCGGCCTGCCTGACGGTGGAACAGTTGGAGCCGATCCTGTCGGTGCCGCGCCGCGACGGGCAGATCGTCTTTGTCGGTTACATGCGCCGGTTCTCGCGTCCGTTTCTCGAACTCAAACGGCGCCGTCCGCCCCTGGCGGCCATCCGGCATGTGCGGGTGCGCGATATCATCCGCGAGGCACCGTTCTTTGTGGGCCAGACCCGCAATGTGTTCCGGCCCAGTGACGTTCCGGCCGAGGTGATCGCGCAAGGTCGGGCTAGCACGCAAGCCATGCTCCGATCGGTTATGGGCGAAGAGTGCCCGCCCGAAGCTCTGCGCGCCTATCAGGTGCTGACTGGCCTTTCTTCACACAGCTTTTCCGCCATGCGAGATCTGTTGGGCCCGCCCAAGGGCGTGCGTTATGCCACCCAGCACAAGGGCGAAACGGTGATCGCCCTGTTTGACTATGGCCACTTCACCGCGCTTTATGAGGCCGTGATCGATGATGTCTCGCGCTTTGATGCCGGCATTGAGGTGCTGACACAGACTCAGCACTTCAAGCTCAACTACGACACGCCCTATATCCGCAACTTGCCCACGCGGCTCGAGATCACCACTTCCTCGGACACGGAAACGGCGACGGAGATCATCGGCCCCGTTTATGAGGATCCGTTCCGGATCGAGCTCAATGCGTTTCTTGATAGCGTCCGCACCGGCCAGCCTCCGCGCACCGGACTGGAGGATTCGCTCGAAGATCTCAGGCTGTTCCGGGAAGTCGGGCAGCACTTCCGGCGCTAG
- a CDS encoding sugar ABC transporter substrate-binding protein — translation MNKIALAALATTMLSTGFAGAAHAETVGVSMAAFDDNFLTVLRNGMADYATTLEGVELQVEDAQSDVSKQMSQIQNFIASGVDAIIVNAVDTDATAPMSQLAVDAGIPLVYVNRQPVNLDALPENQAFVASNEVDSGTLETKEVCRLLKEAGKTEANVVVMMGELSNQAARQRTQDVHDVIAADECSFMTVVEEQTANWSRQQGADLMTNWLSAGIQFDAVIANNDEMAIGAIQALKAAGTDMDAMIVGGVDATQDGLAAMEAGDLDVTVFQNAAGQGQGALDAALALARGEEVEREVWIPFELVTPDNLAEYQNKN, via the coding sequence ATGAACAAGATCGCGCTGGCCGCACTGGCCACGACCATGCTGTCGACCGGATTTGCCGGTGCTGCCCATGCTGAAACCGTGGGTGTCAGCATGGCTGCTTTCGACGACAATTTCCTGACCGTGCTGCGCAATGGCATGGCTGATTATGCAACGACGCTGGAGGGGGTTGAACTGCAAGTGGAGGACGCCCAGAGCGACGTTTCCAAGCAGATGAGCCAGATCCAGAATTTCATCGCATCAGGCGTCGACGCCATCATCGTCAATGCGGTGGATACGGATGCGACGGCTCCCATGTCCCAGCTCGCAGTCGATGCGGGCATTCCGCTGGTTTATGTGAACCGGCAGCCGGTGAACCTCGATGCGCTGCCCGAGAACCAGGCTTTCGTTGCGTCCAACGAGGTGGATTCCGGGACCCTCGAGACCAAGGAAGTTTGCCGGTTGCTCAAGGAGGCCGGCAAAACGGAGGCCAATGTCGTGGTGATGATGGGCGAGCTGTCCAACCAGGCGGCCCGGCAGCGCACGCAGGATGTGCATGATGTGATTGCCGCGGACGAATGCTCGTTCATGACGGTTGTGGAAGAGCAGACTGCCAACTGGTCACGCCAGCAGGGGGCCGATCTCATGACGAACTGGCTTTCGGCGGGCATCCAGTTCGACGCGGTCATCGCCAATAATGACGAGATGGCCATTGGCGCAATCCAGGCCCTCAAAGCCGCCGGTACCGACATGGACGCCATGATCGTGGGCGGGGTGGACGCGACCCAGGATGGCCTGGCCGCTATGGAGGCCGGGGATCTCGATGTCACCGTGTTCCAGAACGCCGCCGGACAGGGCCAGGGGGCGCTCGATGCGGCCCTCGCTTTGGCCCGGGGCGAAGAGGTTGAGCGGGAGGTCTGGATTCCGTTTGAACTCGTGACGCCTGACAATCTGGCCGAGTACCAGAACAAGAACTGA